The proteins below are encoded in one region of Salvelinus fontinalis isolate EN_2023a chromosome 10, ASM2944872v1, whole genome shotgun sequence:
- the LOC129864047 gene encoding 14-3-3 protein eta-like: protein MADREQLIQRARMAEQAERYDDMASAMKQVTELSEPLSNDDRNLLSVAYKNVVGARRSSWRVTSSIEQRAMADGNDKKLELVKAYRETIEKELETVCQDVLNLLDQFLIKSCGEDQLESKVFYLKMKGDYYRYLAEVATAEKKTSAVESSEGAYKEAYEISKSMAATHPIRLGLALNFSVFYYEIQNAPEEACRLAKEAFDEAIGHLDNLNEDSYKDSTLIMQLLRDNLTLWTSDQQDSEGGEAQP from the exons ATGGCAGATAGAGAGCAACTGATCCAGCGAGCCCGTATGGCTGAGCAGGCAGAACGGTACGATGACATGGCCTCGGCGATGAAACAG GTGACTGAGCTGAGCGAACCTCTGAGTAACGATGACCGCAACCTGCTCTCTGTGGCCTACAAGAACGTGGTGGGGGCCCGGCGGTCCTCCTGGCGCGTCACCTCCAGCATTGAGCAAAGGGCCATGGCCGACGGCAACGACAAGAAGCTGGAGCTGGTGAAGGCCTACCGGGAGACCATCGAGAAGGAGCTGGAGACGGTTTGCCAGGACGTGCTCAACCTGCTCGACCAGTTCCTCATCAAGAGCTGCGGAGAAGACCAGCTGGAGAGCAAGGTGTTCTACCTGAAGATGAAGGGAGACTACTACCGCTATTTGGCCGAGGTGGCCACAGCCGAGAAGAAGACCTCCGCCGTGGAGTCCTCCGAGGGAGCCTACAAGGAAGCCTACGAGATCAGCAAGAGCATGGCGGCCACCCACCCCATCCGGCTAGGCCTGGCCCTCAACTTCTCTGTGTTCTACTACGAGATCCAGAATGCTCCCGAGGAGGCCTGCAGGCTGGCCAAGGAGGCCTTTGACGAGGCCATTGGACACCTGGACAATCTGAACGAGGACTCCTATAAGGACTCCACCCTCATCATGCAGCTGCTGAGGGACAACCTGACCCTGTGGACCAGTGACCAGCAGGACAGCGAGGGGGGAGAGGCCCAACCCTGA